Proteins from one Acetoanaerobium noterae genomic window:
- the acsC gene encoding acetyl-CoA decarbonylase/synthase complex subunit gamma, translating to MALTGLDIFKLTPKKNCKDCGFPTCLAFSMKVAAGGIEIEKCPHMSEENLSKLSESTAPPMKALTVGAGANEYKLGGETVLFRHEKTLVNRNRFAVAIKDTDSADVVNSKIENIKKVDFERIGERMKAEFAAFIYTGNKEAYIANIKAVLASGAELAYMVVCEDVEVAKEALELLKDTNPILHGATAANYEQMLDVAAAGKYALGLRADSLEDLYELTSKVQSKDYKELLLDAGSKTIKEAYTNAIQIRRTALKDGDRTFGYPSIIFVNDLAKDNKFMEIALSSIFTIKYGSILVIEDMDFARGHSVWALRQNIYTDPQRPMRVEPKAYSVNNANDESPVLCTVDFALTYFIINGEIEKSKVPTWLLIPDAGGYSVLTAWAAGKFSGSIIANFVKESGVEQKTKSRKLIIPGKVAVLKGDIEDSLPGWEVVVGPNESMQLPKFLKDLYQNA from the coding sequence ATGGCATTAACAGGCTTAGATATTTTTAAGTTAACACCAAAGAAAAACTGTAAAGATTGTGGATTCCCAACTTGTTTAGCTTTTTCAATGAAAGTTGCAGCAGGTGGAATAGAAATAGAAAAATGTCCACATATGAGTGAAGAAAATCTTTCAAAACTTTCAGAATCTACTGCGCCTCCAATGAAAGCGCTAACTGTAGGAGCTGGAGCTAATGAGTACAAGCTAGGTGGAGAAACAGTTCTATTTAGACATGAAAAAACTCTTGTTAACAGAAACCGTTTTGCAGTTGCAATAAAAGACACTGATTCTGCTGATGTAGTAAACAGCAAAATAGAAAACATTAAAAAAGTTGATTTTGAAAGAATCGGAGAAAGAATGAAAGCTGAGTTTGCTGCTTTTATCTATACTGGAAATAAAGAGGCTTACATAGCTAATATTAAAGCAGTTTTAGCTTCAGGAGCTGAACTAGCATACATGGTAGTTTGCGAAGATGTAGAAGTTGCTAAAGAAGCATTAGAGCTATTAAAAGACACTAATCCTATTCTTCACGGAGCTACAGCTGCAAACTATGAGCAAATGCTTGATGTAGCTGCTGCTGGAAAATATGCACTTGGCCTTAGAGCTGACTCTTTAGAAGATTTATATGAATTAACTTCAAAAGTTCAATCAAAAGATTATAAAGAGTTACTTCTAGATGCTGGAAGCAAAACAATTAAGGAAGCATATACAAACGCAATTCAAATCAGAAGAACTGCTCTTAAAGATGGAGATAGAACTTTTGGATACCCAAGTATTATATTTGTAAATGATTTAGCTAAAGACAACAAATTCATGGAAATAGCTCTTAGCTCAATATTTACAATTAAATACGGTTCAATTTTAGTTATTGAGGATATGGATTTTGCTAGAGGACATTCTGTATGGGCTCTTAGACAAAATATTTACACTGATCCACAAAGACCAATGCGTGTTGAGCCTAAGGCATACTCTGTAAACAACGCTAATGACGAATCTCCAGTACTTTGTACAGTTGACTTTGCTCTTACTTATTTCATTATTAACGGGGAAATTGAAAAATCTAAGGTTCCTACTTGGTTACTAATTCCAGATGCTGGAGGATATTCAGTTCTTACAGCATGGGCTGCTGGTAAATTCAGTGGATCTATAATCGCTAACTTTGTAAAAGAAAGCGGAGTAGAGCAAAAGACAAAATCAAGAAAACTAATCATTCCAGGAAAAGTTGCTGTACTTAAGGGAGATATAGAGGATTCTCTACCTGGTTGGGAAGTAGTTGTAGGACCAAACGAATCAATGCAACTTCCTAAATTCCTAAAAGATCTTTATCAAAACGCATAA
- the acsD gene encoding acetyl-CoA decarbonylase/synthase complex subunit delta, with protein sequence MAFKTSVQKYQGRIGEVTLGVGEKAVKIGGENTLPFYSFDGEIGNKTAVGMEIIDVAPEGWLDELQTAYKDVYSDTAAWAKFVQDTYAPDFICLRFEGADPNGMDRPAEDCAEIAKKVADAIEIPLVVAGTNNHEKDAKIFEKVAAATDGKNVLLMAATEDNYKAVGAAGGMAYSHKVGAESSVDINLAKQLNILLTQLGVKPENIVMHVGCAAVGYGFEYVSSTFDRIRLAAFGQNDKTLQMPIITPVSFETWNVKESLASEEDEPLWGSREDRGIALEVSTASAVLVSGANAIVLRHPESVKTIRTLVDQLI encoded by the coding sequence GTGGCATTTAAAACATCAGTACAGAAATATCAAGGTAGAATCGGAGAAGTAACACTTGGAGTGGGAGAAAAAGCAGTAAAAATCGGTGGAGAAAATACACTACCATTTTATAGCTTCGACGGGGAAATAGGAAACAAAACTGCAGTAGGAATGGAAATTATTGACGTTGCTCCAGAAGGATGGCTAGATGAGCTTCAGACAGCTTATAAAGACGTTTATTCTGATACTGCAGCTTGGGCGAAATTTGTTCAAGATACTTATGCACCTGACTTTATTTGCTTAAGATTTGAAGGAGCAGATCCAAATGGAATGGATAGACCAGCTGAGGATTGTGCTGAAATAGCAAAAAAAGTAGCTGATGCTATTGAAATTCCACTTGTTGTAGCAGGAACAAACAACCATGAAAAAGATGCAAAAATATTTGAAAAGGTTGCAGCTGCTACAGATGGAAAAAATGTATTATTAATGGCAGCAACAGAAGATAACTATAAAGCTGTTGGAGCAGCAGGCGGAATGGCTTATAGCCATAAAGTTGGAGCTGAGTCTTCAGTTGATATCAACCTTGCAAAGCAATTAAACATCCTACTTACACAACTAGGTGTTAAACCTGAAAATATAGTGATGCATGTTGGTTGCGCAGCTGTTGGATATGGATTTGAATATGTATCATCAACATTTGATAGAATTAGACTTGCTGCATTTGGACAAAATGATAAAACTCTTCAAATGCCTATAATTACACCTGTTTCTTTTGAAACTTGGAATGTTAAAGAGTCACTAGCTTCTGAGGAAGATGAGCCTCTATGGGGTAGCAGAGAGGATCGTGGAATAGCTCTTGAGGTATCTACGGCATCTGCAGTACTAGTATCTGGAGCTAACGCTATAGTACTTAGACATCCAGAGAGTGTTAAAACTATTAGAACATTAGTTGATCAATTAATATAG
- a CDS encoding ATP-binding protein, whose translation MGKTIAVAGKGGTGKTSLTGLLINYLATEKSGKVIAVDADANANLNEVLGEKIDITLGAIKEDVNRRERDGNSFPGGMTKAQYMKYRLSTAISEGDGYDLLVMGRSEGTGCYCYVNGILREQLDTISNSYDYLVIDNEAGMEHLSRGTSKSVDVLLLVSDCSRRSIQAVARIRDLALELKLKIGDLYLIVNKAPNGQLNDGIMEEINKYNLNLLGVVPMDDNIYEYDSNGKPLVDLPIDSPSKKTFHEILSNLNI comes from the coding sequence ATGGGAAAGACTATTGCAGTAGCAGGTAAAGGTGGAACAGGAAAAACATCCTTAACAGGATTGTTAATCAACTATTTAGCAACAGAGAAAAGCGGCAAGGTAATTGCTGTTGATGCTGATGCTAATGCAAATTTAAATGAAGTTCTGGGTGAAAAAATAGATATAACACTTGGAGCTATCAAGGAAGATGTAAATAGAAGAGAACGTGATGGGAATAGTTTTCCAGGGGGAATGACAAAAGCACAGTATATGAAGTACAGGTTAAGCACTGCTATCTCAGAAGGTGATGGATATGACCTACTAGTTATGGGACGTTCTGAAGGTACAGGTTGTTACTGTTATGTCAATGGAATACTAAGAGAACAGCTAGATACGATTTCAAACAGTTATGATTATCTAGTAATAGACAACGAGGCTGGAATGGAACATCTTTCTAGAGGAACATCTAAATCAGTAGATGTACTTCTGCTAGTAAGTGATTGTTCTAGAAGAAGTATACAAGCTGTTGCCAGAATAAGAGATCTTGCATTAGAACTTAAACTCAAAATAGGTGATTTGTATTTAATCGTAAACAAAGCTCCTAATGGTCAGTTAAATGATGGGATAATGGAAGAGATCAACAAATACAACCTTAACCTGCTAGGCGTAGTTCCGATGGATGATAATATTTACGAATATGATTCTAATGGAAAACCATTAGTTGATTTACCAATTGATTCTCCATCAAAGAAGACTTTCCATGAAATTTTATCAAATTTAAATATATGA
- the lpdA gene encoding dihydrolipoyl dehydrogenase, which translates to MKIVVVGAGPGGYVAAIKAALLGAEVTVIEKYKPGGTCLNWGCIPTKSLLAASERIDMVKEAEDFGVEIGSDIKVDFNKIIDRKNKIVTNLVKGIEHLFAQKKITVVKGHGKILSSTEVLVTDEDNNTQTIPADKIIIATGSAPIVPPMFPYDKTKVITSDEAMNLTEIPKSMIIVGGGVIGCEFGQFYRKLGTEITIVEMADHLLPFEDDDVAKQLARSFKKDKIKVMTSDSITKVEVNDNGVTAELGSGKSLTAELMIVSVGRRPYLDNLGVEELGLASERGKLIVDENMMTNVDGIYAIGDVINSPMLAHVASKEGLVAVDHAVGKKSSVNYDAVPRCVYTDPEVAAVGKTERELTEKGIAYHVGSFEFRGLGKAQAIGKLQGSVKVLTDDNDVIVGASVVGPHATDLLTELTLAVHLKLTAAQVGDVIHPHPTLSEALMEALHDVHGQCVHKV; encoded by the coding sequence ATGAAAATAGTAGTAGTCGGAGCAGGTCCTGGAGGATATGTCGCAGCAATTAAGGCAGCTTTACTTGGAGCAGAAGTAACAGTAATTGAAAAATATAAGCCAGGTGGAACCTGTCTAAATTGGGGATGTATCCCTACTAAGTCACTTCTTGCTGCATCTGAGCGTATAGATATGGTTAAAGAAGCTGAAGATTTTGGTGTAGAAATAGGCTCAGATATCAAGGTTGATTTTAATAAAATAATTGACAGAAAAAACAAGATAGTAACAAATCTTGTAAAAGGTATAGAGCATTTATTTGCACAAAAGAAAATAACTGTAGTAAAAGGTCATGGAAAAATATTATCTTCAACTGAAGTGCTTGTAACTGATGAAGATAATAATACTCAAACAATACCAGCTGATAAAATAATTATAGCAACTGGTTCTGCACCAATAGTTCCACCTATGTTTCCTTATGATAAAACTAAGGTTATAACAAGTGATGAAGCGATGAACCTAACTGAAATTCCAAAATCAATGATTATCGTTGGGGGCGGAGTTATAGGATGTGAGTTTGGTCAATTCTACAGAAAACTTGGTACAGAAATTACTATTGTTGAAATGGCAGATCATTTACTACCATTTGAAGATGATGATGTTGCAAAGCAACTTGCACGTTCATTTAAAAAAGATAAGATAAAAGTCATGACAAGCGATAGTATAACAAAGGTTGAGGTTAATGATAATGGTGTTACTGCTGAACTTGGTAGTGGAAAATCTCTAACTGCAGAGCTTATGATAGTTTCTGTAGGTAGAAGACCATATCTTGACAACCTAGGAGTAGAGGAGCTTGGATTAGCTTCTGAAAGAGGCAAACTGATTGTAGATGAAAATATGATGACAAACGTTGATGGAATATATGCAATCGGAGACGTGATTAATTCACCAATGCTAGCTCATGTAGCTTCAAAAGAAGGATTAGTTGCAGTAGACCATGCAGTTGGCAAAAAATCATCTGTAAATTATGATGCAGTTCCAAGATGCGTATATACAGATCCTGAAGTAGCAGCAGTTGGAAAGACAGAAAGAGAACTTACAGAAAAAGGCATTGCTTATCATGTGGGAAGTTTTGAATTCAGAGGATTAGGGAAAGCTCAAGCAATTGGAAAACTTCAAGGTTCAGTTAAAGTGCTTACAGATGACAACGACGTCATAGTAGGTGCTTCAGTTGTAGGACCACATGCCACAGATTTATTAACAGAGCTAACCTTGGCAGTTCATCTTAAACTTACAGCAGCTCAGGTTGGAGATGTCATCCATCCTCATCCTACACTATCAGAAGCACTTATGGAAGCTCTACATGATGTTCATGGTCAATGTGTTCATAAAGTGTAA
- a CDS encoding methylenetetrahydrofolate reductase, producing the protein MGLLKQAFENGEFAVTSEMAPPKGIDFAHLRHCAQLIKGRVHAANVTDFQSAVMRATSLATCKVLQEEGIEPVIQITGRDRNRIAIQGEMLSAGLFGIPNMLALTGDHTVVGDHPNAKAVYDLDVIGILQAAEILKSGKDMAGNELQGTPDFFLGASVTPRFDPVDAQIFKMEKKIAAGAKFFQTQAVFDIETMRDFREKTKHMDCKIMAGIIPLKSPGMAKFMNSNVPGIFVPDELIDRLKASAEGIEDKKEKNKAMVMEGIKISGEFIKQLREEGLCDGVHIMAIGAEENVPLILDAAGL; encoded by the coding sequence ATGGGTTTACTTAAACAAGCATTTGAAAATGGAGAGTTTGCTGTAACATCTGAAATGGCTCCTCCAAAGGGAATAGATTTTGCTCATCTTAGACATTGTGCTCAGCTAATAAAAGGAAGAGTTCATGCCGCAAACGTAACAGATTTTCAATCAGCTGTTATGAGAGCAACTTCACTTGCAACATGTAAAGTTCTTCAAGAAGAAGGAATTGAGCCTGTAATCCAAATCACTGGAAGAGATAGAAATAGAATAGCAATTCAAGGAGAAATGCTATCAGCTGGATTATTTGGAATCCCAAATATGCTAGCATTGACTGGTGATCATACTGTAGTTGGAGATCATCCAAATGCTAAAGCAGTTTATGATTTAGATGTAATTGGAATTCTTCAAGCTGCTGAGATACTTAAATCTGGAAAAGATATGGCAGGAAATGAACTACAAGGAACACCAGATTTTTTCCTTGGAGCAAGCGTTACTCCTAGATTTGATCCAGTAGATGCTCAGATATTCAAAATGGAAAAGAAAATTGCTGCAGGTGCAAAATTCTTCCAAACTCAAGCAGTTTTTGATATTGAAACAATGAGAGATTTTAGAGAAAAAACTAAGCACATGGATTGCAAAATTATGGCTGGTATTATACCTCTAAAATCACCAGGAATGGCTAAATTCATGAACAGCAATGTACCAGGAATTTTTGTTCCAGATGAGCTTATCGATAGACTTAAAGCAAGTGCTGAAGGAATAGAAGATAAGAAAGAAAAGAACAAAGCTATGGTTATGGAAGGTATTAAAATCTCTGGAGAGTTCATTAAACAACTAAGAGAAGAAGGACTATGTGACGGTGTACATATTATGGCGATTGGCGCTGAAGAAAATGTTCCTCTTATATTAGATGCAGCTGGACTGTAA
- a CDS encoding methylenetetrahydrofolate reductase C-terminal domain-containing protein: MIISQAKPKEELMDFISDAQNVLIAGCSLCASTCKVGGEEEIAALKTELEAAGKNVLGTLVLDPACNLLKTRKDMKVFKEQMPEVDAIVSLACGDGTQTLAKVVSKPVYPGNNTMFIGEIERVGQYEESCLACGDCELGWTAGICPITRCAKSLMNGPCGGAKNGKCEVNAENDCAWILIYNKLKDEGRLSNITENRPPKDFQKNVHPKRIELTR; encoded by the coding sequence ATGATTATTTCTCAGGCAAAACCAAAAGAAGAATTGATGGACTTTATAAGCGATGCACAAAATGTTTTAATTGCAGGATGTAGTTTATGTGCTTCTACATGTAAAGTTGGGGGCGAGGAAGAAATTGCAGCTCTTAAAACTGAGCTAGAGGCAGCAGGGAAAAATGTTCTAGGTACTTTAGTTTTAGATCCAGCTTGTAATCTTTTAAAAACCAGAAAAGATATGAAGGTTTTTAAAGAGCAAATGCCTGAAGTTGATGCAATAGTATCTCTAGCATGTGGAGATGGTACTCAAACATTAGCAAAAGTCGTTTCAAAACCTGTTTACCCAGGAAATAACACAATGTTTATTGGTGAAATAGAAAGAGTTGGACAATATGAGGAAAGCTGCTTGGCATGTGGAGATTGCGAGCTTGGATGGACAGCTGGAATTTGTCCGATAACAAGATGTGCAAAAAGCCTTATGAATGGCCCATGTGGTGGAGCTAAAAACGGAAAATGTGAAGTTAATGCTGAAAATGACTGTGCTTGGATTTTAATTTACAACAAGCTAAAGGATGAAGGCAGATTAAGTAACATCACTGAAAACAGACCACCAAAAGATTTCCAAAAAAATGTTCATCCAAAGAGAATAGAATTAACTAGATAA
- a CDS encoding cyclodeaminase/cyclohydrolase family protein, which produces MDITQEVQIETNLSKLSLTDFVEILSSKAPAPGGGGAAALTAAQGCALSAMVCNLTIGKKKYAEFEEDLKRILDSSVSLQRRFLDMIEEDKINFTPLAKAYGLPANTDEEKIQKAKVMEDALKEACKVPVEIVERSYEGIKLHLELMDKGSKLAISDVGVGVEFLRAALISGKMNVLINTGMMKDENYSLELENRVSELVKEGISIADSISEKVMNML; this is translated from the coding sequence ATGGATATTACTCAAGAAGTACAAATAGAAACTAATCTTTCGAAGTTGTCACTTACAGATTTTGTAGAGATTCTATCATCTAAAGCTCCTGCTCCTGGTGGTGGTGGAGCTGCAGCTCTTACAGCAGCTCAAGGATGTGCATTATCTGCTATGGTTTGTAATCTGACAATTGGAAAGAAAAAATATGCTGAGTTTGAAGAAGACTTAAAAAGAATTTTAGATTCTTCAGTTTCTCTTCAGAGAAGATTCTTAGATATGATTGAAGAAGACAAAATCAACTTCACTCCTCTAGCAAAAGCATATGGCCTTCCAGCTAATACTGATGAAGAAAAAATACAAAAAGCTAAGGTAATGGAAGATGCACTTAAGGAAGCGTGCAAAGTACCAGTTGAAATTGTTGAACGTTCATATGAAGGAATAAAACTTCATTTAGAGCTTATGGATAAAGGCTCAAAGCTTGCAATAAGTGATGTTGGTGTAGGGGTAGAATTTTTAAGAGCCGCTCTTATTAGCGGAAAAATGAATGTTCTAATTAATACCGGCATGATGAAGGATGAAAACTATTCTTTAGAACTTGAAAACAGGGTAAGCGAACTTGTCAAAGAGGGTATTTCTATAGCTGATTCAATTAGCGAAAAAGTAATGAATATGCTATAG